The Lewinellaceae bacterium genome has a segment encoding these proteins:
- a CDS encoding EI24 domain-containing protein: MVKDFMAGVTAYGKAFEDISRYRLWKYVMIPGIISFLLGIGIFAGAWASSDDIGGWLVSFYPFEWGSGMVDKVANIFGGLLVAIVGLLLFKYIVMIIASPFMSFLSESIEKKRFGSSAQTPTLKMIISDFVRGLRLAVRNIIRELFFTVVVLLFGLIPVFSPFVAIIIFLIQAYYAGFGNMDYTLERYYRVEGSVNFLRKNKGLALGNGTVFMLLLLTGIGFLIALPLGTVAATTETLKRLPEKI, from the coding sequence ATGGTAAAAGATTTTATGGCCGGTGTCACCGCTTATGGAAAAGCATTTGAGGATATTTCCCGTTATCGTTTGTGGAAATATGTGATGATTCCCGGCATCATCAGCTTTTTATTGGGGATAGGCATTTTTGCCGGAGCCTGGGCCTCTTCTGATGATATTGGAGGCTGGCTGGTGTCGTTTTACCCTTTTGAATGGGGCAGCGGTATGGTAGATAAAGTAGCCAATATTTTCGGGGGATTGCTGGTGGCTATTGTTGGATTACTGCTGTTCAAATATATCGTCATGATCATTGCTTCTCCCTTTATGAGTTTCCTTTCTGAAAGCATTGAAAAAAAGAGGTTTGGCAGCAGTGCCCAGACGCCCACCCTGAAAATGATCATCAGTGATTTTGTGCGCGGACTCAGGCTGGCGGTCAGAAATATCATCCGGGAATTGTTTTTTACCGTAGTCGTTTTGCTTTTTGGCCTGATTCCTGTTTTTTCTCCTTTTGTTGCCATCATCATTTTTCTCATCCAGGCCTATTATGCCGGTTTCGGCAATATGGATTACACCCTCGAAAGATATTACAGGGTAGAGGGCAGTGTAAATTTTTTGCGAAAAAACAAAGGACTGGCGCTTGGAAATGGGACGGTTTTTATGCTGTTGTTGTTGACGGGGATCGGGTTTTTAATTGCGCTGCCGTTGGGTACGGTGGCGGCAACGACGGAAACTTTGAAGCGATTGCCGGAAAAAATTTAG
- the rpsP gene encoding 30S ribosomal protein S16 gives MAVKIRLQRKGRKKRPFYHIVVADARSPRDGKFIQNLGVYNPMTKPATIELDRDAAYDWLMKGAQPTDTARAILRFKGVLYKKHLQRGVSKGALTEEQAEAKLAEWIDLKEAKIAQRVAQTLAEKVAFHERVSGSAPPPPAPTVKETAAFGNDTPKAEEHKTLAEIAAEKNAAEEAAEMAVEAVAETEAPAAEEVAPEVEASVEDETPAVENEDEKAE, from the coding sequence ATGGCTGTAAAGATCAGATTACAGAGAAAAGGACGTAAAAAACGCCCATTTTACCACATAGTGGTAGCAGATGCGAGATCACCGAGAGATGGTAAATTCATCCAGAACCTTGGTGTATATAATCCTATGACAAAACCTGCAACGATCGAATTGGATCGTGATGCAGCTTATGATTGGTTGATGAAAGGTGCTCAACCTACAGATACCGCACGTGCAATTTTGCGCTTTAAAGGTGTTTTATACAAAAAACATCTTCAGCGTGGTGTTTCAAAAGGTGCTTTAACCGAGGAACAGGCCGAGGCTAAATTAGCGGAATGGATAGACTTGAAAGAAGCTAAAATCGCCCAGAGAGTGGCACAAACATTAGCCGAAAAAGTAGCTTTCCACGAAAGAGTGTCCGGATCAGCACCTCCTCCTCCGGCTCCGACCGTTAAGGAAACTGCTGCTTTTGGTAACGATACGCCTAAGGCTGAAGAGCACAAAACCCTTGCAGAAATTGCGGCTGAGAAAAATGCGGCAGAAGAAGCTGCAGAAATGGCAGTGGAAGCAGTAGCGGAAACAGAAGCCCCTGCAGCGGAAGAAGTAGCACCTGAGGTTGAAGCTTCAGTAGAAGACGAAACACCAGCTGTCGAAAATGAAGACGAAAAAGCAGAGTAA
- a CDS encoding thioredoxin family protein, whose translation MKKSNILFLPLFVLAQFSFFGLKASVNFVDAALSEVRNMAAREGKLYFAHFSADWCMPCQWMEKNTFNDPQLAIYANQNYLATKLDIDHSEGQWYQNQYKVATLPTILIFSSQGVLLNRIETSVGAKELLSILEELNKPGNKISVHPPVTRAIRELVMDSPKAIFTFSRPALIPEPETRMNANQPVFASQSPVFAAAEVPNTNNNYYQSEPLAFTPKSVAEYYIQTGVFNKYEEAVDKVHLLEKDFNQPVMLYTRRADGQLFYHVTIGKFQSKTQAKDFLNFLQRNDVMGELKEK comes from the coding sequence ATGAAAAAGTCAAACATTCTTTTTCTCCCCCTGTTCGTATTAGCTCAATTTTCTTTTTTCGGTTTAAAGGCGTCTGTCAATTTCGTTGATGCCGCTCTTTCCGAGGTGCGTAATATGGCGGCCAGGGAGGGCAAATTGTACTTCGCCCATTTCTCTGCCGACTGGTGTATGCCATGCCAGTGGATGGAAAAAAATACTTTCAATGATCCACAGTTGGCTATTTATGCCAATCAAAATTACCTGGCGACAAAATTGGATATTGATCATTCGGAAGGACAATGGTATCAGAATCAATATAAAGTGGCCACTTTGCCCACCATTCTGATTTTTAGTTCACAGGGCGTATTGTTGAACAGGATAGAAACTTCGGTGGGAGCAAAGGAGTTGCTTTCCATTCTGGAAGAACTGAACAAACCCGGCAACAAAATATCTGTTCATCCGCCTGTCACCCGGGCCATCCGGGAGCTGGTCATGGACAGTCCCAAGGCCATTTTCACCTTTTCACGACCTGCGCTGATCCCGGAACCGGAAACAAGGATGAATGCCAACCAACCTGTTTTTGCAAGCCAATCACCTGTTTTTGCCGCTGCCGAAGTACCTAATACCAATAATAATTATTATCAAAGCGAACCATTGGCTTTTACGCCCAAATCCGTTGCGGAATACTATATTCAAACAGGTGTCTTTAATAAATACGAGGAAGCGGTGGACAAGGTACATCTCCTTGAAAAAGACTTCAATCAGCCGGTAATGCTCTACACCAGGAGAGCTGACGGTCAGCTATTTTATCATGTCACCATTGGAAAATTCCAATCCAAAACTCAGGCTAAAGATTTTCTGAATTTTCTCCAACGCAATGATGTGATGGGAGAGTTGAAGGAAAAGTAA
- a CDS encoding sigma-70 family RNA polymerase sigma factor, whose translation MNKSNYQNEEKLLEQLAGGDDRVWKDFYHDVREVFCGHFIKYARINPSQALELLHEAMVILHRKAVNGSLKAPLQSRLSTFLVGIGKNLCRRKGFSVADEGEESMMHLADNWINEHEDAEENAAIVKSILGKIGEPCKTLLTLYYLEGYSMEAVASNMDMPSSGAAKKKKFDCLKAIRQMLG comes from the coding sequence ATGAACAAAAGCAATTATCAAAACGAGGAAAAATTACTCGAGCAACTGGCAGGGGGGGACGACAGGGTTTGGAAAGATTTTTATCATGATGTCCGGGAGGTGTTCTGTGGACATTTTATAAAATACGCCAGGATAAACCCGTCACAAGCCCTTGAATTGTTGCACGAAGCGATGGTCATCCTTCATCGCAAGGCGGTCAATGGAAGCCTGAAAGCTCCCCTGCAATCGCGATTAAGTACATTTTTGGTCGGAATTGGAAAAAACCTTTGCCGGCGAAAAGGATTCAGTGTGGCGGATGAAGGGGAAGAGAGTATGATGCACCTGGCCGACAACTGGATAAACGAACACGAAGATGCTGAAGAAAATGCAGCAATCGTAAAAAGCATACTGGGTAAAATAGGAGAGCCCTGTAAGACATTGCTCACCCTTTATTACCTGGAAGGTTATAGCATGGAGGCGGTGGCCAGTAATATGGATATGCCTTCCTCCGGAGCAGCGAAAAAGAAGAAATTTGATTGTCTCAAAGCCATCAGGCAAATGTTAGGATAG
- a CDS encoding glycosyl hydrolase 53 family protein, whose product MRSMQKYLIFLLLLIAACGKPEPDVPEPVVVDFSLIRAADFSAIPKIEATTLAAYFNADGKYENILTTFKNNGGNTVRLRLWHNPAGGYSGFEEVKNFAEEIKAAGLRVWLTVHYSDTWADPGSQVTPTAWQGLTYAQVKDSMYAYTAKIVSEIHPEYIQIGNENNGGILYPYGKISSNESQFVELMATGLQAVRDNDPQTKTIIHFAGINNPTWFFNKLTNLDYDIIGLSYYPFYHGKDLQLLTTTLNTMVQTYDKDIMIAETAYPFTLDWNDWTNNIVGSEDDLILPDYPATTAGQKDFVNRIKGIVKGTIRGLGFCYWGGELIAFNGPEASDGSSWENLALYGFNSRALPVMEAFGK is encoded by the coding sequence ATGCGCTCCATGCAAAAATACCTGATATTCCTTTTATTGCTCATTGCGGCATGCGGGAAACCCGAGCCTGACGTTCCGGAACCTGTGGTCGTTGATTTCAGCCTCATCAGGGCAGCGGATTTTTCTGCCATCCCTAAAATTGAAGCCACCACCCTCGCGGCTTATTTCAATGCAGACGGAAAATATGAAAACATCCTTACCACTTTTAAAAACAATGGGGGCAATACGGTCAGATTGCGCTTGTGGCACAATCCGGCCGGGGGATATTCAGGTTTCGAGGAGGTGAAAAATTTTGCAGAAGAGATCAAAGCAGCGGGATTGAGGGTTTGGCTCACGGTACATTATTCAGACACCTGGGCCGATCCCGGCAGTCAGGTTACTCCGACAGCATGGCAGGGGTTGACCTATGCCCAGGTGAAAGACAGTATGTATGCCTACACGGCTAAAATTGTATCAGAAATACATCCTGAATACATCCAGATCGGAAATGAGAATAATGGAGGAATACTTTATCCTTACGGTAAAATCAGTTCAAACGAAAGCCAGTTTGTGGAATTGATGGCGACAGGATTACAGGCTGTTCGTGATAATGACCCACAAACCAAAACGATCATTCATTTTGCAGGAATCAATAACCCGACCTGGTTTTTCAACAAATTAACAAACCTCGATTATGACATCATTGGGTTGTCCTACTATCCTTTTTATCACGGAAAGGATTTGCAGCTTTTGACGACTACTTTAAATACTATGGTTCAGACTTATGATAAAGACATTATGATCGCTGAAACGGCCTATCCTTTCACATTGGATTGGAATGACTGGACGAATAATATCGTGGGAAGTGAAGACGATTTGATCTTACCGGATTACCCGGCGACCACCGCAGGACAAAAAGATTTTGTGAACAGGATCAAGGGGATAGTCAAGGGAACCATCAGGGGCCTGGGCTTTTGTTATTGGGGAGGCGAGTTGATTGCCTTTAACGGCCCGGAGGCGTCCGACGGATCTTCCTGGGAAAACCTGGCGCTGTATGGATTCAACAGCCGGGCCCTGCCTGTGATGGAAGCTTTTGGGAAATGA
- a CDS encoding glycoside hydrolase family 2 protein, with protein MKLRTIHLLSLAFLLLPFTIFAQERTVTLLNTGWKFQKGHNESAFQQNFDDSRWQNVVVPHDWAIPGPFETEGNGDTGKLPWKGEGWYRKSINIPPSDSGKRIYLLFDGVMAFPKVYVNGKLAGQWDYGYNSFYLDITDLAKPGQANLLAVHADTRDHDSRWYPGAGIYRKIQLITVNPVHVDIWGTYITTPIIKPHFADVQVATTINNAADDAADVKLIHTFYNGNNQEVATREVKEKILPHKRRTLETTVTLSNPHRWDIDDPHLYKVVTRVYKGEKLSDTYESTFGVRDIRFTPNHGFYLNDRRVQLKGVNLHHDLGPLGAAFNERAMERQLQIMQGMGCNAIRTSHNAPAPELLELCDRMGLLVLDEIFDKYDAKADILDTTDFDDFAHRNMRNFVMRDRNHPSIFLWSVGNEIGDVQWNINNGFQRLQTMINYLEKYDDSRPNTLVCDSEQSAMLGHYRYYDVHSWNYGRRYKLARQLEPDKAVIISESASTVSTRGFYEFPLPEDKTAFTNSLQVSSYDLNAPWWAEIGDDDFMWQQDEPYVAGEFVWTGFDYIGEPTPYNNKWVKEHGMSDKEASRSSYFGIVDLCGIPKDRYYLYKSYWKPEETTVHILPHWNWDERVGQTTPVFVYTNGDCAELFLNGKSLGEKCKDPKSSNSAERFRLMWKEVVYEPGELLAVAYKEGQEIGRSTMKTAGKPYKLKLTTDRQTIHADGHDLSFVLIEAVDKDGNLCPLADHPLEIKLSGPGAIAGVGNGNPQSMNAFKSNKVNLFYGKAMLIIGAEKKAGIIEVEVSGREIKGETLKINTN; from the coding sequence ATGAAACTAAGAACGATACACTTACTTTCCCTGGCTTTTCTTTTGCTTCCCTTTACCATTTTTGCCCAGGAACGAACCGTCACCCTGCTCAATACGGGCTGGAAATTCCAAAAAGGGCATAACGAATCTGCCTTTCAGCAAAATTTTGACGATTCCCGCTGGCAAAACGTGGTGGTTCCCCACGATTGGGCGATCCCCGGCCCTTTTGAAACAGAGGGAAACGGAGACACCGGGAAATTGCCCTGGAAAGGGGAAGGCTGGTACCGGAAATCAATTAATATTCCCCCATCCGATTCAGGTAAACGCATTTACTTGTTATTTGATGGCGTGATGGCGTTCCCCAAAGTGTATGTCAACGGAAAACTGGCCGGACAATGGGATTACGGATATAACTCCTTTTACCTGGATATAACTGATTTGGCGAAGCCTGGGCAAGCCAACCTTCTTGCTGTCCACGCAGATACCCGCGATCATGACAGTCGCTGGTACCCCGGAGCGGGCATTTACCGAAAAATTCAGCTGATCACCGTCAATCCGGTTCATGTTGATATTTGGGGAACTTACATTACGACCCCGATTATCAAACCTCATTTTGCGGATGTTCAGGTGGCCACAACCATCAACAATGCCGCCGACGATGCGGCCGATGTGAAATTAATCCATACTTTTTACAATGGGAACAACCAGGAAGTCGCTACACGGGAGGTGAAAGAAAAAATATTGCCCCATAAGCGGCGAACACTTGAAACGACAGTCACCCTTTCCAATCCTCACCGGTGGGACATTGATGATCCACATTTGTATAAAGTGGTCACCAGGGTTTATAAGGGAGAAAAACTTTCAGATACATACGAATCCACCTTTGGGGTGAGAGACATTCGTTTTACCCCCAATCATGGTTTTTACCTCAACGACCGGAGGGTTCAGCTCAAAGGGGTTAATTTACATCATGATCTCGGACCACTGGGGGCAGCTTTCAACGAAAGAGCCATGGAGCGTCAATTGCAAATAATGCAGGGTATGGGATGTAATGCTATCCGCACCAGTCACAATGCTCCGGCACCCGAATTGCTCGAACTTTGCGACAGGATGGGCTTGCTTGTCCTGGATGAAATATTCGATAAATACGATGCCAAGGCCGACATCCTCGATACCACGGATTTCGACGATTTCGCCCACAGGAACATGCGCAATTTTGTCATGAGGGACCGAAACCACCCGTCTATCTTCTTATGGAGTGTAGGCAATGAGATCGGAGACGTACAGTGGAATATCAACAACGGATTTCAGCGGCTGCAGACTATGATCAATTACCTTGAAAAATACGATGATTCCCGCCCCAATACGCTGGTCTGTGACAGCGAACAAAGTGCTATGCTCGGACATTACAGATACTACGATGTCCACAGCTGGAACTATGGTCGCCGCTACAAACTTGCCCGACAACTGGAACCCGACAAGGCGGTGATCATCAGCGAATCGGCTTCTACCGTGAGTACCCGCGGATTTTATGAATTCCCATTGCCCGAAGACAAGACGGCATTTACCAATTCCCTGCAGGTAAGTTCCTACGATCTCAATGCTCCCTGGTGGGCCGAGATCGGTGATGATGATTTTATGTGGCAGCAGGATGAACCTTATGTGGCAGGAGAATTTGTCTGGACAGGATTCGACTATATCGGTGAACCCACACCGTATAACAATAAATGGGTCAAAGAGCATGGTATGTCGGACAAAGAAGCTTCCCGGAGTTCCTATTTTGGAATTGTTGACCTTTGCGGGATTCCCAAGGATAGATATTACCTGTACAAAAGTTACTGGAAACCAGAAGAAACTACCGTCCACATCTTACCCCATTGGAACTGGGATGAAAGGGTGGGACAGACAACCCCTGTTTTTGTTTACACCAACGGGGATTGTGCAGAGTTGTTCCTGAATGGAAAATCCCTGGGTGAAAAATGTAAAGACCCAAAATCATCCAATTCTGCCGAACGCTTCAGGCTCATGTGGAAAGAGGTGGTGTATGAACCTGGTGAACTTTTGGCTGTTGCATATAAAGAAGGACAGGAAATTGGGCGCAGCACCATGAAAACGGCCGGTAAACCCTATAAACTAAAATTGACCACGGATCGCCAGACCATTCATGCCGATGGTCACGACCTGTCATTTGTGCTCATCGAAGCGGTGGACAAAGACGGCAATTTATGTCCCCTGGCCGATCATCCATTAGAGATAAAGCTCAGTGGGCCGGGTGCCATTGCCGGTGTAGGAAATGGGAATCCCCAATCGATGAACGCCTTCAAGTCAAACAAAGTGAACCTTTTTTACGGCAAAGCCATGCTCATCATCGGTGCAGAAAAGAAGGCAGGAATCATCGAGGTGGAAGTTTCAGGCCGGGAGATTAAAGGGGAAACGTTAAAAATTAATACCAATTAA
- a CDS encoding gliding motility-associated C-terminal domain-containing protein — protein sequence MMIKDLMNYLVTILFSLLMIVSPLSGQMVFNGDMELGQTGLNTLPSGWNIVSGTPDYCDSSPATCQTLPYKIQNPSPQGVRWVRFFNGVLIPGPNNEVFGQTLTSPLIADQEYTISFYAAYSKINDDVNATTASIILGFSDGMPAAEVGMNNRDTLPLSVPEEWVQHSFTFIPSSDYNYVTFGKLEVDLFNACYIDDVKIIPVCQVDLGPDTTLCVGDTYTLDVETKNGVYLWQNGSTSPTFNVTQPGTYWVEVSANLCTSRDTVVIDFVPGPQLDIDPEVNVCVGDQYQIDVTYPGSSYLWQDGSTAPVYEVTNEGYYEVTVTLGNCSLTKGVEVIYNDPPVVDLGPDTSLCDSYFLYLSPGIDEGAFTWQDGSTTSNYVANGPGTYWVEVERYGCRVADTVVVALRELYCDCFLAFPNVFSPNSDGINDEFEVYNTCPLADFNYSIFNRWGVKIYESDTPGKFWDGTFQGRPAQVGVYTFVVQYQFEDRAQKETRSGSFTLLR from the coding sequence ATGATGATAAAAGATCTCATGAATTACCTGGTAACTATTCTCTTTTCTTTGTTAATGATAGTGTCGCCCCTGAGCGGACAAATGGTATTTAACGGCGACATGGAGCTCGGGCAGACGGGCCTGAATACCCTGCCTTCCGGCTGGAACATTGTTTCAGGAACGCCGGATTATTGTGACAGTTCACCCGCCACCTGCCAGACATTGCCTTATAAAATCCAAAATCCTTCTCCCCAGGGCGTCAGATGGGTCCGTTTTTTCAACGGGGTGCTCATCCCGGGCCCCAATAATGAAGTGTTTGGACAAACCCTGACTTCACCATTAATCGCAGACCAGGAGTACACCATTTCCTTTTATGCCGCCTATTCGAAAATAAATGACGATGTCAACGCTACCACCGCAAGCATTATCCTGGGATTTAGTGACGGAATGCCTGCGGCGGAGGTCGGAATGAATAACAGGGATACGCTCCCCCTGTCGGTTCCCGAAGAGTGGGTACAGCATAGTTTTACCTTCATTCCTTCATCGGACTATAATTATGTAACTTTTGGAAAACTGGAGGTCGACCTTTTTAATGCATGTTATATCGATGATGTGAAGATTATCCCTGTTTGCCAGGTGGACCTGGGGCCAGATACCACCCTGTGTGTGGGCGACACCTATACCCTTGATGTAGAGACAAAAAACGGGGTTTATCTTTGGCAAAACGGCTCTACGTCTCCCACTTTTAACGTTACACAACCGGGAACTTATTGGGTGGAAGTTTCCGCCAATTTATGTACCAGCAGGGATACGGTGGTCATCGATTTCGTTCCGGGCCCTCAGTTGGATATTGACCCGGAAGTCAATGTTTGTGTCGGGGACCAATACCAGATAGATGTGACTTATCCCGGATCGAGTTATTTATGGCAGGATGGATCTACTGCTCCTGTTTATGAGGTTACTAATGAGGGATACTATGAAGTCACGGTGACCCTTGGGAATTGCAGCCTCACTAAAGGCGTGGAAGTCATTTACAACGACCCGCCTGTAGTGGACCTCGGACCGGATACCAGTCTTTGCGACAGTTATTTTCTGTACCTTTCCCCCGGCATTGATGAGGGAGCCTTTACCTGGCAGGACGGTTCGACAACCAGCAATTACGTGGCCAATGGTCCCGGAACGTATTGGGTGGAGGTAGAACGATATGGATGCCGGGTTGCCGATACGGTCGTGGTGGCCTTACGGGAGTTGTACTGTGATTGTTTCCTGGCTTTTCCCAATGTGTTTTCCCCCAATTCTGATGGAATAAACGATGAATTCGAAGTTTACAATACCTGTCCGCTGGCGGATTTTAATTATTCCATTTTCAACCGTTGGGGAGTTAAAATATATGAATCGGATACTCCCGGCAAGTTTTGGGACGGCACCTTCCAGGGACGTCCGGCCCAGGTGGGGGTGTATACTTTTGTGGTTCAATACCAATTTGAAGACAGGGCTCAAAAAGAAACCCGCTCCGGGAGTTTTACCTTGCTGAGATAA
- the mazG gene encoding nucleoside triphosphate pyrophosphohydrolase, with protein sequence MEQKLKAFERLLNIMDELREQCPWDRKQTFQSLRNLTIEEAYELTDELLHENMEGIKEEIGDLMLHMVFYAKIADEKGSFDIADALNAVCEKLIKRHPHIYGDVTVADDEEVKRNWEQLKLKEGKKSVLSGVPNSMPAMIKAYRMQDKTAQVGFEWENSGQVWEKVEEEMAEFKETMDKDMPHEKREEEFGDILFSLINYARFQNIDPETALDRINHKFRKRFEYIEKNADRDLQEMSLEEMDALWNEAKTRL encoded by the coding sequence ATGGAACAAAAATTAAAAGCATTTGAGCGTCTTTTGAACATTATGGACGAGCTTCGGGAACAATGCCCGTGGGACAGGAAACAAACCTTTCAGAGTTTGCGAAACCTGACTATTGAAGAGGCTTATGAACTTACGGACGAACTGCTCCATGAAAACATGGAGGGCATCAAAGAGGAGATCGGCGATCTTATGCTGCATATGGTTTTTTACGCTAAAATAGCCGATGAAAAAGGTTCCTTTGACATTGCAGACGCCTTGAATGCTGTTTGTGAAAAACTCATCAAACGCCACCCCCACATTTATGGTGACGTGACCGTCGCGGATGATGAAGAGGTGAAACGCAACTGGGAGCAGCTCAAATTAAAAGAAGGCAAAAAATCCGTACTTTCAGGGGTGCCCAACAGCATGCCGGCCATGATCAAGGCTTACCGGATGCAGGACAAAACGGCCCAGGTAGGTTTCGAATGGGAAAACAGCGGGCAGGTTTGGGAAAAAGTGGAGGAAGAGATGGCTGAATTCAAGGAAACTATGGACAAAGATATGCCCCATGAAAAACGGGAAGAGGAGTTCGGCGACATCCTTTTTTCCCTGATCAATTACGCCAGGTTCCAGAATATCGACCCCGAAACGGCGCTCGACAGAATCAATCATAAGTTCCGGAAAAGGTTTGAATATATTGAAAAAAATGCGGACAGAGACCTTCAGGAAATGAGCCTTGAGGAAATGGATGCGCTTTGGAACGAGGCCAAAACGAGACTCTAA
- a CDS encoding bifunctional nuclease family protein, producing MRKIGLDIVTLSHSVTQSNNYAVILGEQNGDRRLPIVIGSFEAQAIAVALEQMVPSRPLTHDLFKNTLETFNIDLKEVLINNLLDGIFYAKLICIKDGEVLEIDSRTSDALALAVRFECPIYTYEFILESAGILLDDMEGEPSEQEPVRKQPRPARQEVDSLAAYSEDALDKLLEEVLANEDYEKAAQIRDEMNRRKSQ from the coding sequence ATGAGAAAAATAGGTTTAGATATAGTAACGCTTTCCCACAGCGTGACCCAATCAAATAACTACGCGGTTATCCTTGGCGAACAAAATGGCGACCGCAGACTTCCTATTGTTATTGGCAGTTTTGAGGCACAGGCTATTGCTGTGGCATTGGAACAAATGGTTCCGAGCCGTCCCTTAACCCACGATCTTTTCAAAAATACACTGGAAACTTTCAATATCGATCTCAAAGAAGTCCTGATTAACAATCTTTTGGATGGCATTTTTTATGCCAAACTCATTTGTATTAAAGATGGAGAAGTTTTGGAGATCGATTCCCGGACTTCGGATGCTCTTGCCCTGGCCGTTCGCTTCGAATGCCCTATTTACACCTATGAATTCATCCTCGAATCCGCCGGTATTTTACTCGACGATATGGAAGGTGAACCCTCTGAGCAGGAGCCAGTTCGGAAACAACCCCGCCCTGCCCGCCAGGAGGTCGATTCTTTGGCTGCTTATTCGGAAGATGCCCTGGACAAACTGTTGGAAGAAGTCCTGGCCAATGAAGACTACGAAAAGGCTGCCCAGATTCGGGATGAAATGAACAGAAGAAAATCCCAGTAA
- a CDS encoding aminotransferase class I/II-fold pyridoxal phosphate-dependent enzyme, whose product MNLISDTVTRPTAGMLQAMMSAEVGDDVFGQDPTVNALEKKLAGLFGKEAALFCPSGTMTNQIAIKVHTQPLDEVICEESSHIYQYEVGGYAYNSGIGINLVMGEYGKMTAEQVEVAIKPVQDWLSLSKLVVLENTCNKGGGSYYTCDEIDPIRELCLRKGMKLHLDGARIFNALVETGETPLQMGALFDSISVCLSKGLGAPVGSVLIGDADFIRKARRVRKVMGGGMRQAGYLAAACIYALDHHVDRLKDDHQRAKKIGNLLETMPYVKRVKPVHTNIVIFDLEGDLTAVRFLEKLTEKGIGASPFGPQTIRFVTHLDYTEAMLENTLEILSGLTF is encoded by the coding sequence ATGAATCTAATTAGCGATACGGTAACCAGGCCCACCGCGGGCATGTTACAGGCGATGATGAGTGCCGAGGTAGGGGATGATGTTTTTGGACAGGACCCCACCGTCAATGCCCTTGAAAAAAAACTGGCCGGCCTGTTCGGCAAAGAAGCAGCCCTCTTCTGTCCCTCGGGCACCATGACCAATCAAATAGCCATCAAGGTGCATACTCAGCCGCTGGATGAGGTCATTTGTGAGGAGTCTTCTCATATTTACCAGTACGAAGTGGGTGGTTATGCCTACAACTCCGGCATTGGGATAAACCTTGTCATGGGGGAATACGGTAAAATGACGGCGGAACAGGTTGAGGTCGCCATCAAACCTGTTCAGGACTGGTTGTCTTTGAGTAAATTAGTGGTGCTGGAAAATACCTGTAATAAAGGAGGCGGAAGTTATTATACCTGCGATGAGATAGATCCCATCCGTGAGCTTTGCCTCCGGAAAGGCATGAAATTGCATCTCGATGGTGCCCGCATTTTTAATGCGCTGGTAGAGACAGGGGAAACCCCTTTGCAGATGGGGGCATTGTTCGATAGCATTTCAGTCTGTTTATCCAAAGGACTGGGGGCCCCGGTAGGTTCAGTCTTGATTGGCGATGCTGATTTTATCCGAAAGGCGAGGCGGGTTCGAAAGGTGATGGGGGGAGGAATGCGCCAGGCAGGATATCTTGCCGCGGCTTGTATTTATGCGCTGGATCATCATGTGGATAGGCTGAAAGATGATCATCAGCGTGCCAAAAAAATTGGAAATTTACTGGAAACAATGCCTTATGTAAAACGGGTAAAACCTGTTCATACCAACATCGTTATCTTTGATCTAGAGGGAGATTTGACGGCGGTCCGTTTTTTGGAAAAGTTGACAGAAAAAGGCATTGGGGCATCCCCCTTTGGGCCACAAACCATTCGTTTTGTAACGCATCTTGACTATACAGAAGCCATGCTGGAAAACACTTTGGAGATCTTGTCGGGGTTGACCTTTTAA